DNA sequence from the Phoenix dactylifera cultivar Barhee BC4 unplaced genomic scaffold, palm_55x_up_171113_PBpolish2nd_filt_p 000802F, whole genome shotgun sequence genome:
TATCAAGGGGAAGCTCGGCAGAAGAGCTTACACAGAAGAAAGCCCTCCAAAGCGTCAACGCACGACAGAggccatctcgttctcggatgaAGACCTGAAAGGAGTTGAGACTCCCCATAAAGCCGAATGAGcggaagaaaattttttttttgtgatgctGTGGTCATTTCTCTGgttgtaaataaatttgatgttaaAACGCAttttggttgataatggaagctcagtGAACGTGTTATTTCATGATGCTTTCCAAAAATGGGAATGACGGAGAGCCAGCTCCGAAGAATGAATACTCCGCTGGTCGGATTCACCCGAAGATTCAGTCCCAGTTGAAGGCATAGTGAACTTACCTATCACAGTCAGGCTCGTCCTTAGAGAGagtactgtgaggacggactttctGGTAGTCGTACGccttcggcctacaacgctatcctcggccGACAGAACTCAACGCTCTCCCAAGGCCGTGCCTCGGACCTGTCACCTGCTGGTATGATTCCCACCGAACAGGGGGTCGGCAAAGTTCGAGGAGATCAAGCCAGCGGCTCAACAGTGCTACATGGCGACTCTCAAAGCAAGCAACCAATTGGAACGCCAGGTCGGGCAGAACAACCAACTGAATGTCATCTTGCTCAAGCCTCGGCCCAAGCATTGCCCACCAAAACTCTAGAGGTACGCGACGGAGCTTAACAAGCAACGGGCAGAGCCTGGCGAGCTTCTCCTTTCAAATCCCTTTGAGAGAGATCACCCAGAGCAGACTGTACAGATCGGCTCCGCTTGAGCCTCACGAGCGAGATCGCTTGATCGAGTTTCTCTAGTCCAACACGGACGTATTTGCCTGGTCACCTACTGATATGCCTAGGATCGATCTCGAGGTCATGGTTCACGGATttcaggtcaagtcaaactacAAGCCCGGAGTAGAAAAAACGAAGCTTCGCGCTAGAACGACAACAGACACGGCCGAGGAGGTCGGACGAACTCCTCGAGGCCAGTTCATTCAAGAAATTTTCTACccagagtggctcgccaacTTGGTCCTCGTAAAGAAAGCTATGACAAatgcgtatgtgcgtggactacacgaTCTAAACAAAGCTTGTCTGAAAAACAGCTTTTTCCTCCCTTAGATCGATCAGCTCGTCGATTCTACCTCGGGACACCAGctgctgaccttcatggatgtCTTCTCgagatacaaccagatccggatGACGTTCGAGGATGAGAAGAAGGCGGCCTTCATCACTGACAAAGGCCTCTACTAttacaaggtgatgccattcggttaaaaaatgccggggctatctatcagagactggtcagcaaGATTTTCAAGGACCAGATAGGTTGGAACATGAAGGTCTATGTAGACGACATGTTGGTAAAAAGCCAGATGGCCGAGCACCACATAACCGACCTCGACGAGGCATTCTCCACCCTCAGaaggtaccagatgaagctcaaccccacAGAGTGTGCCTTCGGAGTCATCTCGGACAAATTCCTCGGTTTCGTGGTCACTCAATATGGGATTGAAGCGAATTCAGAAAAGATTCGAGCACTATAAGAGATGATGCCACCGAGGACGGTCAAAGAAGTACAACAGCTCGACGGGCGAATCGCGGCCTTAGGGAGGTTTGTCTCGAAGTCAGCAGAACGATGCCTTCCGTTCTTTAAGATTCTCAATGACCGAAAAACTTCGTGTGGACCAAAGAATGCCAACAAGCCTTTGAAAGGCTTAGAGGCCATCTCGCTTCTCCTCCATTGCTCACGAAACCTCAGTAGGGCGAGCTCCTATACCTGTACCTGGTTGTATCCCCGGTAGCAGGCAGCTCGATCCTGGTTCGAGAAGAAGACAAATCTCAAAGATCGAtatactacaccagccgagttcTACGGGATGCAGAGATCCGGTACTCCAAGCTAGAGAAGACGGTCTATGCATTGCTCATCTTAGCTCGAATGCTCCGACCATACTTTCAGGCTCATATAGTGGCCATATTGACCGACCAACCTATAAAGCAAGTTCCGCAACGGTCGGATCGCACGGGAAGAATCGCAaagtgggcggtcgagctcgagaAATTTGACCTCGAGTACTGCCCGAGGCTGGCAATAAGGCACAAGTGTTCGCTGACTTCATAGTAGAGTGCACCTTACCAGATGACCCCGAGCCCAAGCTCACATCAAAAGAGAAGGCCCCAGGGCAACCATGGGTTCTACATGTGGACGGCTCCTCAACCTCGGGGGTAGCGGTGCAGGCCTCATTCTTACTAGCCAAGATGGAGTGGTCGTAGAACAAGCCCTACGCGTTGAGTTTCCTGCCTCTAACAATGAAGCAGAATACGAGGCGCTCATTGCCGGGCTCAAATTGGCAAAAGAGGTCGAGGTCAAAAGCTTGAAGGTCTTCAGCGACTTccaactggtcgtgagccaGGTTTTGGGAGATTTTGAGGCAAGGAAGCCGTCAATGCAGAAATACATCCAAAAGGTGCGAGATATCACCTCCACATTAAGCGCCTTCGACATCCAGCACATCCCCAGAGCAGAGAATGCGAGGGCGGACCAGTTATCGAAGCTGGAAAATtttcgcatgagcgagcttccgaaGACTACGACGCTTGAGTACCTTCAAGCATCGAGCATCGAGGAGCCCAAACCAGTTCTCTGCGTTGaaaccgagccgagctggatagACGCATTCGTTAATTACTTGCAGAATGAAGTCCTCCCTGATGATGAGCTCGAAGCCCGCCGAATTAAACGCTAGGCCTTCTGATACCTCCTGTATGAAAGCAAGCTCTATCGCAGATCCTTCACGTCttccctcctcagatgccttcgtCCCTCAGAAGCGGACTACGCCATACAAGAGGTACATGAGGGGATCTGCGGGAACCACCTAGGAGGTAGGGACTAAGCCCATAAAATCCTACGTTAGGGATATTATTGGCCCGCACTCGATAAAAACGCAGTAGACTTCATCCAAAAGTGCGACCGATGCCAGCAGAATGCCAACATTCAGCGTCGACCCTCAGTCCCGCTGACCTCAATCAGTGCCCcttggccgtttgcccaatggaaAATCAACATCTTGAGACCTTTTCCCCAAGCCACCggacaaaaaaaatttcttattgTCTCCATCtattacttcaccaaatgggtcgaggccgagctAGCGGCCCGAATCACCGAGCTAAAGATGCGAGACTTCATCTGAAAATCGATAATCTGCAGGTTTAGGCTCCCCCACGTCCTCATATCCGACAACGGACCGACAGTTTGACAACGCCCACTTCAGAAAATTTTGCTCTGAGTTGGCATCgaccatcgcttcacctcggtcgcacaTCCTTAAACTAACGGAGAAACAGAGGTGACAAATCGGACTATCCTCCAGGGGCTGAAAGCTAGACTCGATAGGTCCAAAGGGCAATGGGTCGAAGATCTCTACAATGTGCTCTGGACCTATAGAACTACGTTCCGAGTCCCTACCGGCAAAACCCCCTTCGACCTGTGCTGAGTAATTGATTATTCCCCTACTCGGTTTTGATGTGCCAAAACATTTTGAGTGCATTTCTTGTTGGTCTAACAATTTTAAACAAGTATTTTTAGGGTAACAAtgctttaacttcaaaagaaAATCTTAGGAAATGGTTCATGGTTCTGAAACTCAAGTGTTGGAACCATTCAAGCATTTTCCAAAACtaaagtcgactcccaggaagtacgagtcgactccggcacaagaATGGCATACTGGCACAACCTCGAGCCGTCTCCATAAAGCGCGAGTTGACTCTCTCAGACAGACAGAAACATGTATTTCGGATcgcaaagcgcgagtcgactcaagtcgaGCGCGAGCCGTCTCCCATCTTTCGGATGAAGCGCGAGACGACTCTCAACAACTATGAGACGCCTCTCTCAGACAGACAGAAACATGTACTTCAGGTcgcaaagcacgagtcgacttgagtcgagcgcgagtcgtctcctatCTGTCGGACGAAGCGCGACTCGCCTCCTAACTACTACGAGATGTCTCTCTCAGACAAAGGCAGAGACTCTTTTTCGGCGGACCAGGACGCAAGACGATTCCTGAACCGGCGAGCTGACTCCAACAAAAATCGACCGATAACCTGTCAGCGGGGATTTCgagccagagtcgactccagaatatacAAGACATCTCCCCTTCAGTAGAGCCGACTCCTGGACAGGCGAGACGACTCCAGCTTCAATGGACTTTTTGTCAGAAGTGCCAGGTGCAATAGAATAGCTACTCTTCtcagtctaacggctagtttttcaaaatgAAGATATAAGAAGACCCGTTCTGGGACACAGTAACAAGAatgaaaaatcaaaacaaaaagaTCAAGCAATCATTTAAAACTAGAGCTCAAAGGTAATTCAAAGGGAAAATCAGAAAAAAGCAACTCTTTCAACGAGAACCACCTTTCTCTGCACCAGAGCCGAAATAGAAAATCCTCCATTGCCAACTAACTCGGAAGAGGATCCAAAAGAAAAGAGGCAGCATCTCAATCGGCAAAAATTATATGAGAAGCTTCTTTTCCTGTTCTTATTAAGATtattttatctgctttttggaAGCTTTGTATTCATACATTCATTTCATATTTGGGtgtttgattcaatcaaggaattgaTTCAGGAGGTCTAAAGGTTGTAGTTGGGAATCCTTTTgtaaaaaccaactggattgtttgtgagccggtaaaacaacaagtttggttgtgagcttgtaaacaaCCGTGTTGTAATTctaggattatagtaaaaatcTCAAAGTGAAACTTGGGGAGgcggacgtaggagcaagggtagctctgaaccactataaatcttgtaTCTTTTGTACTTTGCTTTCCATTGTCTCATTGTCTTCATTCCTCTAACATTCCAGACTAACACTTTAAGATTAATCATAAGataaaaatttcatattttaattacaacccaattcacccctccccccTCTGGGCTGCttgctgggcaacaagtggtatcagagcaggtgctctttgaTAGTGACTGTTATCTAAGTCTCTTCTTGAGCAAAAGATTTAATGGCAACCCAATTCGGATTAACTCAAGTGAGGGACAGTGCAACCAATAGGCCACCCCTATTTAATGGAATATAACTATATCTATTAGAAGGCAAAATGAGAATATTCGTTCAAGCTCAAACTATGATGTTTGGAAGCATTATTGTCAATGGGCTTCACATTCATACACACATTGTTGACAATATAGTAATccccaaactcgaaaaggacTGGGAtgaaaaagataagaaaaaagcacaactaaatgccaaggcTATAAATGTgcctttattgtgccttagatgcaAAATCAATTTAATAGAGTATCAACATGTAACTCCATTAAGGAGATTTGGGTAGACTTGAAATTACTCATGAAGGCacaaaatcaagttaaagagtcaaaattaacatgctagtgcataaatatgaattgtttaaaatggagccATCTGAAATATTACTTCCATATttactagatttattgatattaTTAATGGACTGAAGAGCCTTGGAAAAGTGTACTCTAACAATGATCTTGTTAGGAAGATTCTTCATTCACTACCACGCTCTTGGGAggccaaagtgacggcaatacaagaagccaaggacctccGCATCCTTTCTTTAGAAGAGCTTCTCGGATCATTGATGACTCATGAACTCACTATGATCCAACACCTTGAGGATGAGGATCAGAAGAGAAAAGGAATAGCACTGAAGGCTTCTACCCATAAGGAATGTAATGAGAGTAGtgatgaaggagaagatgagAATGAGGATGATGATATTGCCCTCCTCGCAAAAAAATTCAGTAAATTCATGAGGAGAAGGAAGATGAACCTCAAAAGGTATCCTATAACAAAAGGTGAGGTAGAAAAGGAtaagaagaaagggaaagatTTCTTAGTGTGCTATAAGTGTAAGAGACCTGGACATTTTAGGCTAGACTGTCCGCTCTTGAAGAAACagctgaagaaaaagaagaagatatttGTTGCAAAATAGGGAGATAGCGATGAATCCTCATCTCAAGAAGAACCCCAAGAAGTAGCCAACATTTGCCTTATGGCTCAAGATAATGAGGTAAGTACTAATAAATCACCTAGTTTCACTTtcgatgaattgtatgatgcctttaatgagttagttaataattataaaaaacttGATATGAAAAATAAGGAGTTAAGAACTGAAAACAAAACTCTAAATGAATTATCTGAAAAATACAATGAAGAAAAACAATCCTTGACCAATGAAATGCAACTGCTGAAATCtgaaaagcaggagaaagtcaAACAAATTAAAGAGCTGCTAAATGAGAACCAAAACCTTAAAAAGGAAGTAGATAAGTATAAGTTGGATAAGTTATAAGTTCACttgcagctctgaaaaactagatATAGTTCtaaatagtcaaagagctgtttttaacaaAGCTGGGCTAGGATTTAGGCCtaaaaaggaacaaaaacttttaaaaaattttttatCAAAGCAACAAAGGTTGAATCTAATGAACCTATATGCTTCTGTTGTGGTAAACCTGGACATAAATCTTATGTGTACAACTATAGATaaatatcaaagaaaagcaacataaagaaaatttgggttccaaaaggattCACTcacactaaccatgaaggatccaagaagaCTTGGACCTCATCCATGTTGTTTGGTGGGCTCCAATGTACAATTGCCTCCATATTCTTTGGATCAACCGAAACACCCTTTTTAGAGATTATACGACCGAGAAAGGAGATGCTTTTCAACTAGAACTCACATTTCATAAAGCTTCTGCTCTCTCGAAGTCTACAAGATTATCTTCATGTGCTTTTCATGCTTTTCGTGGCTCTTGGAGTATACTAGGATGTCATTATTGAAGATTACCAtgcatttttccaaaaaaggtttgaatacccaattcattaaatgcatgaaTGTTGCCGGGGCGTTTGTGAGTTCAAACGGCATTAGTAGGAACTCATAGTGCCCATATCTAATCTAAAAGGCAGCCTTGGGCACACCATCAGCCTTGATTCGTACTTGGTGATAATCGGATCGAAGGTCAATCTTGGAGAAGACTTGAGCAACTTGAAGCTGATTAAAGAAATCATCAATCCTCAGCAAAGGGTATTGGTTCCGAATTGTCATTTTGTTTAGCTCCTTGTAGTCTATGCATTGCTGCATactaccatccttcttcttaACAAAGAGCATAGGGGCACCGCATCGGGAGACACTAGGCCTAAAGAAGCCCTTTTTTAATAGCTCCTGGAGTTGCTCCTTTAATTCCCTCAATTCGGCTAGGCTATTCAGTAGGGAGCCTCAGAGATAGATCTGACAAGTTGCTCCTTTAATTCCTTCAATTTGGCTAGGGCCATTCGGTAGGGAGCCTTGGAGATAGACCCAGCATCGAGTACTAGATCAATGGAGAACTCCACTTCTCTATTTGGAGGCATTCTTGGAAGATCATCTGGGAAGACACTACGAAACTCTCGTGCAACGGGAATCTCCTCCATCTTGGGCTCTTCTTGTTGAGTATCAGCTATAGTGCCCAGATACCCTAGACCCCTTCCGCATCATCCAAAAAGCTTGCATGAACGATATGACTCGAAGAGGGGCAACCACTCTACTACAAGAGTAACTAAACTTTGCTTACCCAGGAATTTGGAAGGTCACCCTATTCTCAAAGAAGTCCACTAAGGCATGATGGGCCGCCAGCCAATCCATTTCCGAAAGTATATCGAAATGCTTCATACCCCATACCATTAGGTCAGCCAAGAGATCTCATCCTTCTATGCCTACTGCACAAGACTTGCAAACCATGCCAACTATAATATTACTCTTATTTGGAGTAGAGGCACAACTTAGATTTAGAGGTACACGAAATACTTTTTCTAACTAACTCAGAAGAAGCAAAGGAGTGGGTAGCCCTAGGGTTAAACAGGGTGTAAGCATGAGTGGAGGATACCCTAATAATACCTATCACAATTAAAGAAAGGGTAACTATTATCAATCTATTTAACATGCATCAATCTATGAAGGTGCTTCATATATGTGATAAccatcaataaataaattgagaTGAGATTACCTCTCACAATCTCATTGGATTCCTGTGCATCTTGTTTAGTTAGAGCATAGACATAGGCTTGGATCTTGGTTATCTGCCTTCCTCTACGATCTTGCCCTGAGGGAACATCTTGTCTAGATTGAGCAGTTTGACCAGCAGGAGTTTGAGAGGGTGGTGACTTCGAAGCGGTCTGGGTTGTCTGGCCGTACCACCCACCTTTGCGCCTTGGAGCACCAACGACAATCCTTCTCTACGTAGAAATCTCTGTTGCTGGTGCACTAGTGCTCTTTCTCTAGTTGAATCCTATCATCTCTTCTTCATGGTGCCTACCTCTTGGGACAGTCATCTCATAATCGACTTCCCTACTGCCCTCCAGGCCTGCGTCTCTTTCCTAGTTTGTGGTCTCTTGCCGCCCCATGTTTTCTACTTCTTGTTCCACCACTTTTGCCTTGTTGACCACTTTCCTGTAAGCGATCAACCCATCAGCCGTACGCCAGCCTTGATCTTTGGTCTCAGTCCCTTCTCAAATATTCGGGCTCTATGAGCATCGGTATTTACCATTCAAAAGCAAAGCGAGACAATTCGGtaaatttggtcttgtattGGACTACTATCCTGTTGCCTTGGGTCAACTTTATAACTTCCTCCTCCTGGTATTGGGGGCTCTTGCAGTATACATGTCCAAGAACTCCTGGCGAAATATGTCCCAAGTGATCGACTCTCGATCATTTTCATGCTGCCTTTTCACAACTTCccactgttgcccaaggtgacaagccaagagcgagggggtgaattggtttcttttaattttaactatcttacttgtgttaaatgatgagttagtgaacttaaacaaatcacaatgcaaaaacaacggaagtatagtggttcggtgctctccttagcacctacgtccactccccaagcgaccccttgggaattcactataattccgcggattacagttggattgttcttccgggctcacaatccaaaaatctttacactttggttttccggggttcaccaacgaacctatgttggtttacgggctcaccaacgaacctatgttggttttacgggctcaccaacgaacctttacaattggtttcccggttcaccaatcaacctattcttgttggttttgcgggctaaccaaccaacctttacaagtagtttaataaacaaaggaagaagatttaaactcctagatgagcaaatataacaatataatctacaaagaagagtttagagaatagttatcgcttgatatgacttctctcttctttgcaaggatgcttcactcttcacgggtggatggagttcttaatgactctttgaatctgctcaaccactttcttttgactcttgaatgaagcacttggatgaagaagattagggcactttgtctttcttgtgtactctttgatattctttgcaaaaaagatgttctctctgatgaatagtgccacctttaaatagttttcttcatccattggacaagccccaatggttagaattcaaaaactagccgttactcactgttggaaggacaaaaagtacttctgcagaactagccgttatgcttctgctcgtatttgggtcggctcaacctgtccttgggtcgacccaactttcacttgggtcgactcaaactttccttgggtcgaccctctca
Encoded proteins:
- the LOC120107234 gene encoding uncharacterized protein Mb2253c-like — protein: MGSTCGRLLNLGGSGAGLILTSQDGVVVEQALRVEFPASNNEAEYEALIAGLKLAKEVEVKSLKVFSDFQLVVSQVLGDFEARKPSMQKYIQKVRDITSTLSAFDIQHIPRAENARADQLSKLENFRMSELPKTTTLEYLQASSIEEPKPVLCVETEPSWIDAFVNYLQNEVLPDDELEARRIKR